The following coding sequences are from one Paenibacillus sp. JDR-2 window:
- a CDS encoding glycine betaine ABC transporter substrate-binding protein, whose product MLKKKWGLALTAVIVLAAALAGCSQKTDSKKIKLAYVAWDSEIASTNVVKYVLESKLDYSVELLQVDAGPMWAGVSDGSADAMVAAWLPTTHASYLEKYGSSVEDLGPNLEGTKTGLVIPSYMKENSIEDLNNEATGKSVDYQIIGIEPGAGIMQSTDKALKDYGLDGKWKLIESSSAAMATELQKAYEAKKPIVVTGWTPHWMFANMDLKYLEDPKGVYGGEESIHTIARKDLKSDKSDAYALLDQFTWTADDMAQVMVAIQGGQSPEEAAKAWADSHSDQVDKWLEGIK is encoded by the coding sequence ATGTTGAAGAAAAAATGGGGATTGGCTTTAACAGCGGTAATTGTATTGGCAGCTGCGCTGGCAGGCTGCTCACAGAAAACGGACTCGAAAAAGATTAAACTGGCTTACGTGGCTTGGGATTCGGAGATTGCAAGCACAAATGTCGTTAAATATGTTCTGGAATCGAAATTGGATTATTCCGTTGAACTGCTGCAGGTAGATGCAGGCCCCATGTGGGCGGGAGTTTCGGACGGCAGTGCCGATGCGATGGTAGCGGCTTGGCTTCCAACAACGCATGCCTCGTATTTGGAGAAGTACGGCAGCAGCGTAGAGGACCTTGGTCCAAACCTGGAAGGAACAAAAACAGGGCTTGTTATTCCTTCCTATATGAAGGAAAACTCGATAGAAGATCTGAATAACGAAGCAACCGGTAAATCCGTTGATTATCAGATCATCGGGATTGAGCCTGGTGCCGGTATTATGCAGTCAACCGATAAAGCGCTGAAGGACTATGGCCTGGATGGCAAATGGAAGCTGATCGAAAGCTCCTCGGCCGCTATGGCAACGGAGCTGCAGAAGGCTTATGAGGCGAAAAAACCGATTGTCGTTACGGGGTGGACGCCGCACTGGATGTTTGCCAATATGGATCTGAAATATTTGGAGGATCCAAAAGGCGTGTACGGCGGTGAAGAAAGCATCCATACCATTGCCCGTAAAGATCTGAAATCGGATAAGTCCGATGCTTATGCGCTGTTGGACCAGTTCACTTGGACGGCGGACGATATGGCTCAGGTCATGGTTGCCATTCAGGGAGGACAGTCGCCGGAAGAGGCGGCGAAAGCCTGGGCCGACAGCCATTCGGATCAAGTCGACAAGTGGCTGGAAGGCATTAAGTAA
- a CDS encoding HAD family hydrolase, which yields MAIQFDRPDAVIFDMDGTLFETATLLETVHERLFRTLREEGLYDRTPPLDDLLGCLGMLLEDIWRKLMPESSEAARLRADELMVQYELEELEAGRGRLYPQTAETLKSLKEQGIKLFVASNGLETYVKEVARFQGIAELFDGLYSAGEFQTASKVDLVAKLLSDHRVKTAWMVGDRSSDVEAAKGNGLVAIGCAYAGYGRDSELADADVCIHAMPELLALLK from the coding sequence ATGGCGATTCAATTTGACCGGCCGGATGCGGTAATCTTCGATATGGACGGCACCTTGTTTGAAACAGCTACCCTGCTGGAAACGGTGCATGAGCGATTGTTCCGTACCTTGCGCGAGGAAGGACTATACGACCGGACTCCTCCGCTCGATGATTTGCTTGGCTGCCTCGGCATGCTGCTCGAGGATATTTGGCGCAAGCTGATGCCGGAAAGCTCGGAAGCCGCGCGTCTTCGCGCCGATGAGCTGATGGTGCAATATGAGCTGGAGGAGCTGGAAGCGGGAAGAGGAAGATTGTACCCTCAAACCGCGGAAACGCTGAAGAGCCTGAAGGAGCAGGGCATCAAGCTGTTTGTGGCAAGCAACGGGCTGGAGACTTACGTCAAAGAGGTGGCGCGTTTCCAAGGTATTGCGGAGCTGTTCGACGGCTTGTACAGCGCGGGCGAATTCCAGACGGCGAGCAAGGTTGACCTTGTCGCCAAGCTGCTCAGCGACCATCGGGTCAAGACAGCCTGGATGGTAGGCGACCGTTCCTCGGATGTGGAAGCGGCAAAAGGCAACGGCCTTGTCGCAATCGGCTGCGCGTATGCCGGCTACGGACGCGACTCCGAGCTGGCAGACGCAGACGTTTGCATTCACGCCATGCCGGAACTTCTAGCCTTACTAAAATAA
- a CDS encoding ABC transporter permease, with protein sequence MNNIPKLPLGNWIESLESWLENHFTPLFDFIRLIIGSIVDFLHNVLLFSPSILMILIITALAWFLGKWKVAAFALIGLLLIDNLGYWEHAMETLSIVLTASLLSIIIGVPTGILCARSSFLQGIITPLLDLMQTMPAFVYLLPAVSFFSLGVVPGVIASIIFAVPPTIRLTNLGIRQVPVELVEAADAFGSTPNQKLFKLQLPMALPTMMAGINQTIMLSLSMVVISSMIGAQGLGADVYRAVTQTKTGIGFEAGISIVVLAILLDRMSNHIVKKNKR encoded by the coding sequence GTGAATAATATTCCTAAGCTTCCGTTAGGGAACTGGATTGAATCGTTGGAAAGCTGGTTAGAAAATCATTTTACCCCTTTGTTTGACTTCATCCGCCTGATTATAGGCTCCATCGTTGATTTTCTGCATAATGTTCTTCTCTTCAGCCCTTCAATCCTTATGATTCTGATTATTACGGCATTAGCCTGGTTCCTCGGAAAATGGAAGGTTGCCGCGTTTGCGCTGATCGGGCTGCTCTTGATTGATAATCTAGGCTATTGGGAGCATGCCATGGAGACTTTATCCATCGTGCTTACGGCATCGTTGCTTTCCATTATTATTGGCGTGCCAACCGGCATTTTGTGCGCACGAAGTTCATTCTTGCAAGGTATTATAACTCCTTTGCTTGATTTAATGCAGACGATGCCCGCATTTGTCTATTTGCTGCCGGCTGTATCATTCTTCTCGCTGGGGGTTGTGCCCGGTGTGATCGCATCGATTATTTTTGCGGTACCGCCAACGATTCGCCTGACGAATCTCGGTATCCGGCAGGTACCTGTTGAACTGGTGGAAGCAGCCGATGCGTTTGGCTCCACGCCAAACCAGAAGCTGTTCAAACTCCAGCTGCCCATGGCGCTTCCTACAATGATGGCGGGAATTAATCAGACGATTATGCTGTCGCTGTCCATGGTTGTTATCTCTTCCATGATCGGAGCGCAAGGACTAGGGGCCGACGTATACCGCGCGGTTACTCAGACGAAAACCGGAATTGGCTTTGAAGCGGGGATTTCCATTGTTGTATTGGCCATTTTACTTGACCGGATGTCTAACCATATCGTGAAAAAAAATAAACGCTAG
- a CDS encoding quaternary amine ABC transporter ATP-binding protein translates to MSIIEAKQLTKIFGSHPEQAMQFLKQGWTKERILKETRMTVGVNQASFTIEAGQIFVIMGLSGSGKSTLIRLLNRLIEPTSGQLLFEGRDIVQMSAKELRQFRRKKMGMVFQKFALFPHRTVLQNVEYGLEIQGIEKQSRRQMAEQALQLVGLGGWENSYPDQLSGGMQQRVGLARGLANDPDILLMDEAFSALDPLIRKDMQDELLQLQSTMKKTIIFITHDLDEALRIGDKIALMKDGVIVQIGTPDEILIKPATPYVEKFIEDVDLSKVLTAAHVMRKPATITLERGPRVALQLMKEQGVSSLYVTDKGKKLLGVITAELASAALKENLSIGDILIKEVPTIDSATPINELFEPMAASSIPLAVTDDTNRLLGIVIRGAVFAALAGNAIPEAGGAR, encoded by the coding sequence TAGGGGTAAACCAGGCTAGCTTCACGATTGAGGCAGGCCAGATCTTTGTCATCATGGGTTTATCCGGAAGCGGCAAGTCTACCTTAATCCGCTTGTTGAATCGATTGATTGAGCCTACGTCCGGTCAACTCTTGTTTGAAGGGCGGGATATCGTTCAGATGAGCGCCAAAGAGCTCAGGCAATTCCGCCGCAAAAAAATGGGAATGGTCTTTCAGAAGTTCGCTCTGTTTCCTCACCGGACGGTTCTGCAAAACGTAGAATACGGCCTTGAGATTCAAGGAATCGAGAAGCAATCGCGAAGGCAAATGGCCGAGCAAGCTTTGCAGCTGGTAGGCCTTGGCGGATGGGAAAACAGCTATCCGGATCAATTAAGCGGAGGCATGCAGCAGCGCGTCGGATTGGCCAGAGGGCTGGCCAACGATCCGGACATTCTGCTAATGGACGAAGCGTTTAGCGCGCTTGATCCGCTAATCCGCAAGGACATGCAGGATGAATTACTGCAGCTGCAGTCCACCATGAAGAAGACGATTATCTTCATTACCCACGATCTTGACGAAGCCTTGCGCATCGGGGACAAGATTGCGTTAATGAAAGACGGCGTTATCGTTCAGATTGGGACGCCTGACGAGATCTTAATCAAGCCGGCTACCCCGTACGTTGAAAAATTTATAGAGGATGTAGATCTCTCCAAAGTGTTGACCGCTGCTCATGTCATGCGGAAGCCTGCAACGATTACTTTAGAACGCGGTCCGCGTGTTGCCCTTCAGCTCATGAAGGAGCAAGGGGTATCGAGCTTGTATGTGACCGATAAAGGGAAGAAGCTTCTTGGCGTCATCACGGCAGAGCTTGCTTCCGCGGCACTGAAAGAGAATTTATCGATAGGAGATATTCTGATTAAGGAAGTACCAACCATAGACTCGGCAACACCGATTAATGAATTATTTGAGCCTATGGCGGCCTCGAGCATTCCGCTCGCGGTAACGGATGACACGAACCGGCTGCTTGGCATCGTCATTCGCGGGGCCGTGTTTGCCGCACTTGCCGGAAACGCAATACCAGAGGCAGGTGGTGCAAGGTGA
- a CDS encoding S-layer homology domain-containing protein produces the protein MKKIQQKAAIAALTVLIGGGALLPVQAKAASAGPVASASAYFDQSVEQVIQQLVSQKVLQGYEDGTMRAEKKITNAELIKMIVLALDLETPSDSKAANNKWYTPYVDAAVAAGLIESAQGFQPNQPASSTDAAQYVAKALQRDTKSVQYWMSGMKIDGKQLNRGDAAKLLVLSEQAIRSSNAEIVSVKALNKITFEVTFTAPLTALDETTDQANANFTFSDGIKLVNQPRLKTGAIATYIIPVQTMKPGTTYSLNYKGKQDFTVAASNEMIQLQNVRQVTSDTFEVESFRSGGVIDYGYLISAYAGGRGADAVVLDENNKLDGQQMQVISSLATRQAVLTSESGEQTAVNYVGFTQSTDGKQEPKFRLPAGKTLQPGVKYTVTSDWFAVKNSTFTAQSIEPLEIGAVDKVNDTTLNVTLTADPGDELFAYRSIELKGSDGTTLTAQYKVQTRKGAVGVFELQNNGKLGAGVQYEVNPVGSWATANNVKLSSK, from the coding sequence ATGAAGAAGATTCAGCAAAAAGCGGCTATCGCGGCTTTAACGGTATTAATCGGAGGAGGGGCGCTACTGCCCGTCCAGGCAAAAGCGGCGTCCGCAGGTCCGGTCGCTAGCGCTTCGGCTTATTTTGACCAATCGGTAGAACAAGTGATCCAGCAGCTCGTCAGCCAAAAGGTGCTTCAGGGCTATGAAGACGGAACGATGCGCGCGGAGAAGAAAATCACCAATGCCGAGCTTATCAAGATGATTGTGCTTGCGCTTGATCTGGAGACACCTTCGGATTCCAAGGCAGCTAATAATAAATGGTATACCCCTTATGTAGACGCGGCTGTAGCTGCCGGCCTAATCGAAAGCGCACAAGGCTTCCAGCCTAATCAGCCGGCATCCAGCACGGATGCTGCCCAGTATGTTGCCAAAGCCCTGCAGCGGGATACGAAATCGGTCCAATACTGGATGTCGGGCATGAAGATTGACGGCAAGCAATTGAACCGGGGCGATGCGGCGAAGCTACTCGTCCTGTCGGAACAAGCGATTCGTTCTTCCAATGCGGAGATTGTATCCGTCAAGGCTCTTAATAAAATCACATTCGAGGTCACCTTCACGGCTCCTCTTACCGCTCTGGACGAAACAACGGATCAAGCCAATGCCAATTTCACCTTTAGCGACGGCATTAAGCTGGTTAACCAGCCTCGCCTGAAGACCGGAGCTATCGCAACTTATATTATTCCCGTGCAGACGATGAAGCCGGGTACAACGTATTCCTTGAATTATAAAGGCAAGCAGGACTTTACGGTTGCGGCAAGCAATGAGATGATTCAGCTTCAAAATGTACGCCAGGTTACTTCCGATACCTTTGAAGTTGAGTCGTTCCGTTCGGGCGGCGTTATTGATTACGGTTATCTTATTTCCGCTTATGCCGGCGGCCGCGGTGCGGATGCCGTAGTATTGGATGAGAACAATAAGCTTGACGGCCAGCAGATGCAAGTCATTTCGTCGCTTGCAACAAGACAAGCTGTCCTCACATCCGAGTCCGGAGAGCAGACGGCGGTCAACTATGTTGGCTTTACGCAATCGACCGACGGTAAGCAAGAGCCTAAATTCCGTCTGCCGGCGGGTAAGACTTTGCAGCCAGGCGTGAAATATACGGTCACTTCCGATTGGTTCGCCGTGAAGAACAGTACGTTTACCGCGCAAAGCATCGAGCCGCTTGAGATCGGAGCTGTTGATAAGGTAAATGATACAACGCTGAACGTAACGCTGACGGCAGATCCCGGCGACGAGCTGTTTGCTTACCGTTCCATTGAGCTTAAAGGCTCTGACGGGACTACCTTGACAGCGCAATACAAAGTACAGACCCGTAAAGGCGCCGTTGGCGTATTTGAGCTTCAGAATAACGGCAAGCTTGGGGCTGGCGTTCAATATGAAGTAAATCCTGTCGGCAGCTGGGCAACGGCAAATAACGTGAAGCTAAGCTCGAAATGA
- a CDS encoding sensor histidine kinase codes for MSLRFRLLLSFTSVVIVSVILFVLSSYLLSVAVTGDVRSFNNFYKIHYSLHPLSEEEESLFLDLKYLAKNDPEQLKNMRLLEKYNTDLKMEKAALVVRVNDSILYAAPSLSGVDFPAILPEYDLGNNVIRNTLNAGSRFFSYSKFDFYFSAESKEKGSIFVIHERSPFAQVIRRMLPILIGLFAVILLLTGFLLYRYVTRQIIKPLEQLRRSAEHIKDGDLTFELRAASKDEVGQLVQTFDQMRQRLYESIQLQLHYEENRKQLISNISHDLRTPITTIKGYAEGIRDGVTNTEEKLNKYVSAIHTRASDMERLVNELLYFSKLDLKKEPFSFQKLELSPFLYNTADDMSIEFHNQHVDVSWENMPEQPLFVLADREKLKRVLINLFDNCLKYMNQPPKRITIEVNRDEDDVVITITDNGPGIPEEAIPHIFERFYRVEPSRNQTAAGGSGLGLAIAQQIIEGHGGKIRASSELGRGTSISFTLKRVQ; via the coding sequence TTGTCCTTGCGATTCAGATTGCTGCTATCGTTTACCTCGGTCGTAATTGTATCGGTTATTCTATTTGTCTTGTCTTCTTATTTGCTGTCCGTTGCCGTAACGGGAGATGTGCGCAGCTTCAATAATTTCTACAAAATTCATTATTCGCTCCATCCGCTGTCGGAAGAAGAAGAGAGTCTCTTTCTGGATCTGAAATATTTGGCGAAAAACGATCCGGAGCAGTTAAAGAACATGCGGCTGCTGGAAAAATACAATACCGATCTGAAAATGGAAAAGGCCGCGCTTGTTGTCCGCGTAAACGATTCGATTCTGTATGCGGCGCCTTCGCTTAGCGGCGTCGATTTTCCGGCTATCCTGCCGGAATACGATTTGGGAAACAACGTGATCCGCAATACGCTTAACGCCGGAAGCCGGTTTTTCTCCTATTCCAAATTTGACTTTTATTTCTCGGCCGAATCGAAGGAGAAAGGCAGCATCTTCGTCATTCACGAGAGAAGTCCGTTCGCCCAGGTCATCCGCAGAATGCTTCCGATTCTGATCGGTTTGTTTGCGGTCATCTTATTGCTGACCGGATTTCTCTTATACCGTTACGTCACCCGTCAAATCATTAAGCCGCTGGAACAGCTTAGACGGTCCGCGGAGCATATCAAGGACGGGGATTTGACGTTTGAGCTTAGAGCGGCGTCGAAGGATGAGGTTGGACAATTGGTCCAAACCTTTGATCAGATGCGTCAAAGGCTGTACGAGTCGATTCAGCTGCAGCTTCATTACGAGGAGAACCGAAAACAGCTGATCTCGAACATCTCGCATGATTTGCGGACGCCGATTACAACGATTAAGGGTTATGCCGAAGGGATCCGCGACGGTGTCACCAACACGGAAGAGAAGCTGAACAAATACGTGTCGGCGATTCACACCCGCGCGTCGGACATGGAACGGCTCGTGAACGAGCTTCTCTACTTCTCCAAGCTGGATTTGAAGAAGGAGCCTTTTTCATTCCAAAAGCTGGAGCTAAGCCCGTTCCTCTATAATACGGCGGATGATATGTCGATTGAATTCCATAATCAGCATGTGGATGTAAGCTGGGAGAACATGCCGGAGCAGCCGCTGTTCGTGCTTGCAGACCGCGAGAAGCTGAAGCGGGTTCTGATCAATCTGTTTGATAATTGCCTCAAGTATATGAATCAGCCGCCAAAGCGCATTACTATTGAGGTTAATCGCGATGAGGACGATGTGGTTATTACGATAACGGATAATGGTCCCGGTATTCCAGAGGAAGCCATTCCTCATATTTTTGAACGCTTCTACAGGGTGGAGCCTTCTCGCAATCAGACGGCTGCCGGAGGGAGCGGGCTTGGCCTTGCCATTGCCCAGCAAATTATAGAAGGACATGGCGGCAAAATCCGGGCCAGCAGCGAGCTTGGCCGGGGGACAAGTATTTCTTTTACGCTCAAACGAGTGCAATAA
- a CDS encoding response regulator transcription factor, translating into MTRILIVEDDPYIAELQKDYFALHGYEAEICHDGQDGLKQALSGDYDLIILDIQLPGMSGFEICKTIRERLDVPILIVSAKNEELDKIRGFGFGADDFVTKPFSPNELVARAKAHLARYERFKSGQKISPDDSLRIRELTINPSSHRVFVHEQEVFLTAKEFEVLVFMATNPNRVFSKDQLFEKIWGLDSNGDIATVTVHISRIREKLEADPSNPQFIETVWGAGYRFTV; encoded by the coding sequence ATGACGCGCATATTAATTGTGGAAGACGATCCCTATATCGCGGAGCTGCAGAAGGACTATTTTGCGCTGCACGGGTATGAGGCGGAGATTTGCCATGACGGGCAGGACGGACTCAAGCAGGCATTAAGCGGAGATTACGATTTGATCATACTGGATATTCAGCTTCCGGGCATGAGCGGGTTCGAGATTTGCAAGACGATCCGGGAGCGGCTGGATGTGCCGATTCTTATTGTGTCCGCCAAAAACGAAGAACTGGATAAGATCCGCGGCTTTGGCTTTGGCGCGGATGATTTCGTGACTAAGCCATTTAGTCCCAACGAGCTGGTGGCAAGGGCCAAGGCCCATCTGGCACGGTACGAACGGTTCAAGAGCGGGCAGAAGATTAGTCCCGATGACAGCCTGCGCATCCGCGAGCTGACGATTAACCCATCCTCCCATCGCGTATTTGTGCATGAGCAGGAGGTATTTCTTACGGCGAAGGAATTTGAAGTTCTCGTCTTTATGGCGACGAATCCGAATCGGGTATTCAGCAAGGATCAGCTGTTCGAGAAGATTTGGGGACTGGATTCGAATGGCGATATCGCGACGGTGACCGTTCATATCTCGAGAATTCGGGAGAAGCTGGAGGCCGATCCGTCCAATCCCCAGTTTATCGAGACCGTGTGGGGAGCGGGGTACCGCTTTACGGTCTAA